A single window of Eucalyptus grandis isolate ANBG69807.140 chromosome 1, ASM1654582v1, whole genome shotgun sequence DNA harbors:
- the LOC104447972 gene encoding uncharacterized protein LOC104447972, whose amino-acid sequence MGLGPKQPQFCLKWPWDIHRNPTDPKGCSFETPWLFKSLQNVGSLASNLLVSALKPPLSHDPSSHSSPLVAGDSKGKVLKSQNKGLSTKEQGEAKRAFASALASRKEAIVIEFYSPKCKLCSSLLKFVLEVEGQNSDWLNIVMADAENEMWLLEVLSSIFPFRVF is encoded by the coding sequence ATGGGTCTTGGTCCCAAACAGCCTCAGTTTTGCTTGAAGTGGCCATGGGACATCCACCGGAACCCCACTGACCCCAAAGGTTGTAGCTTTGAAACTCCATGGTTGTTCAAGTCTTTGCAGAACGTGGGCTCTTTGGCTTCCAATCTCCTCGTCTCCGCCTTAAAACCCCCTCTTTCTCATGACCCATCTTCTCATTCGTCGCCCTTGGTCGCTGGAGACAGTAAAGGCAAGGTCTTGAAGTCGCAAAACAAAGGCTTGAGCACTAAAGAGCAAGGGGAGGCAAAGAGGGCGTTTGCCTCTGCTTTGGCCAGTCGGAAAGAGGCCATTGTGATTGAGTTCTACTCGCCCAAGTGCAAACTGTGTAGTTCTCTGCTCAAGTTTGTTCTGGAGGTGGAGGGGCAGAATTCGGATTGGCTAAACATTGTTATGGCCGATGCAGAGAATGAGATGTGGCTTCTTGAGGTGCTTTCATCTATCTTCCCCTTTCGAGTCTTTTAA